TGAACCTCTCAATGAGCCTTCTCTCGCCGGGCTTTTGAACATCGTAACCGGCTTTTCTCAGGACTTCAAGGGAACCTTTGAGGAGACGCCCCTTTGGAAGAACGAACCTCATCTTTCCACCTCCACCGGAATTCCCATTGAAACGAGCTTTCTGGCTTCCCTGAAGGAGCTTATCCCCCTGAGGAACTTTCTGCCCTTCCTTTCCCTAACGCTGGCGAGTTCAAGGAGTGCTCTTAGGTCAAGGGCAAAACCCACCGCAGGTTTTCCGTGGAACGAGTACTCTCCACCGCCCCCGATGGGCCTTCCGAGAAGGGGCGAATAGACCTCGAATATGACGTCACTGTAATAGGGCAGGGGCCTCACCGTCCCAAAGTCCACGAAGATTCTTTCGTCATCAACCAGTTTGAGAATCTGGGTGAGCTTTGGATAGTTGCTCTCCTTTCCCCTGAAGTTAAAGAGGTTCCAGAGTTCTTCCTTTTTGTCTTTGCCTATCGGTAGCTTTTCAATCAATCCAAAGTTTCTCCGCTGGAGGGCCCGGCACACCGTTTCTCGAAACTCCTCTATGTCCTCGGTTGCTTTCCGCCATACTTCGAGGCTTCCAAGGTCTATGTAGAACTCACTGATTCCAAGGCTTTCGAGGGACGTTATCAGAACGCTGATAACCTCCGCTGTCATGAAGTTCGGTTCTCCCCCAATGAACTCGACTCCGGCCTGCCATTTTCCCTCGACTCCGCCGTCAAGGACTTCCCCCACGTAGTACAGTTTGGCGAGGTCTATCTCGTATTTCAGCAACCTGCTCGTCACGTCGGGCTTTATCAGATAGAACTCGTTGTTGTAGGCAAATTTGGTTCCTCCCTTTAGCGTCTCCGAGTAAGGCTCGATTGTGGGCAGAACGACTTCCCTGTAACCCCAGAGCTCAAAATTTCTCCTTAAGAGGCTCGAAATAATTGCCATACGCGAGTAATCCCTAATCCCCCTTAGGGCCATTTAGAACACCTCCGAATATTTTTCGAGAACTTTGGTCAAAGTCACCCAAGAAGCGTCAATGATGAAGACTACCCCTCAGAAGAGTTTTGAATCCAAATTCAAAGCCTGAAGAGACAGTTTTTACTCCCATCTCAAACCCCACCTGTGCCATTGATGTGTTTCGAAGGGGTTTATAAGCTTATCCGAAGGCTTTTCGACAGTTTGAAGAATAATCTTGGGGGACTTGTCAATGGTTCAGAAATGGGTATTAAAGTGAAGAGCAAAGTTCACGGAACGACGTACTTCAGGATAACGAATTCCCGATAGTCCATAACCTTCTCGAAACCCCTCCTTAGGTAGTAGCCGTACGCATCTAAACTGGGAAACGTTATCACGTGGGGAGTTTTTCCCAGGGAGAGAAGCCTTTTGACGGCGAAATCAAGCAGTTTAGAGCCGTATCCCTTTCCCCTGTAACCCGGACTTGTCATGAAGAACTCTATGAGACCGGTTTTCTCGTTCTTTATCTCCTCCGGCACCCACGGGATGTCCTTGCCTTCGAGCTCGTAAACCAGCGCCACCGTTCCCACGAGTAGCTCACCTTTTCTCATGGTGTAGAGCTCGTCGAACTCTTTTCCCAATCTGAACTCAAGGAAGGGCTCGTAAACCCGCTTAAAACCCTCGAAATCCTCTGGAGACGGCTTTTTCTCAACCCACTCAAGGGCAGGATAAGTCCCTCTCGTTGAGCGGTAAACCTCGAAGACGAATTTGAGTAGCTCGTCCTTGAGCGAGAGTGGGTTGTCAATCCTCTCGATTTTCATCTCCCTCCCCAAAGGTTATTAGGAACGTTGTTAAAATAACTACGGTGGTTTTATGGACGAGCTTGAAGCACTTGCCCTCGCGCTCGAGGTTGAAAAGGCCGAGATGAAATTCTACCTTGACCTCGCGAGGAAGACAAAGGACGAAAAGGCAAGGAAGATGTTCCTTTTTCTGGCAAGGGAAGAAGCCGACCACTGGGAACAGTTTGAGGAGAAGTTCCTTGAAATAGTCGTTGAGGAGTGCAGGCTTCCGGCCGTTAGTGAAGAACTTCTTGAAAAGCTCCTTGTTAAGGCGGAAAACGTTGAGAGCGAAGTAGATGCTGTAAAGATAGGCATGGAGCAGGAAAAGCTAACCTGGGAGTTCTACGAGAAGGCTTCTCAGGAGGCAGAACACGAGAGCGTTATGAGGCTCTTTGAAGAGCTTGCGAGGATTGAAAAAGCGCACTACGAACTCCTAAGGGCACAGTACGATGCGATCATGAAGACAGGCATATGGATGGACTACCAGGACTTCAGCCTTGAGGTGGATTGACTTATTCGACTAGAACATTGATAAACTTCACTTTTCTTCCCGTTTTTCTTTCTATGGTTTCTATTATCTCCGAGTCGTTAATGTCGATTATCCTCTTGTCATCGATTATGTTGATATGAGGTCTTGTGTTCACTTCTATTCTTGTCTCCCCATCAAGGGAGAAAAGCTCCACTAGTCCTAGCTCCTTCAGCGTGATAACGTTAGAGTATAGGGTTGAAAAGCTAACCGTTGGGAACTCTTTCCTCAGCTTTTCGTGAACCTCTCCAAGAGAGGGGTGTGTTTTTCCAATTTCCTCGAGGATTTGGAGAAGTTTAAGTCGTTGGGGGGTTATCTTATAACCTTTTTTCCGTAGAGTTTCAATGGCTTTCTCTTTCCACATGAATGAAACTTTAAAAAATCCATTTATAAGTCTTCCTAAATAGAAATAACTTCTAAATAGAAAAGTTTATTAACTAAAACTAACAACTATTAAATGGTGAAACCCATGTCTGAACACAACAAAAGACTTGTTGAAAGGGCTGGTATAGACGTTGAGAAGCTCCTGGAAATGCTTCTAAAAGCAGCCGCGGCGGAGTTCACAACCTATTACTATTACACTCTGCTGAGAAACCACTCCGCTGGCATGGAAGGTGAGACGATAAAGGAAATCGTAGAAGATGCGCGTCTTGAGGACAGAAATCATTTTGAGGCCCTTGTGCCGAGGATTTATGAACTCGGAGGAGAGCTTCCTAGGGACATTCGTGATTTTTCAGAAATGGCATGGTGTAGCGACGCTTACTTGCCCGAGAACCCCACAGTAGAAGAGATTCTGAAGGTGCTCCTCCAGGCAGAGCGCTGTGCTGTGGGAGTCTATACTGAGATATGTAACTATACCTTCGGAAAAGACCCTCGAACTTACGATTTAGCTCTTGCGATTCTCCACGAAGAAATAGAGCACGAGGCTTGGTTCGAGGAGCTTTTGACTGGAAAACCAAGCGGACACTTCAGGCGCGGAAAGCCTGGCGAGAGCCCCTACGTTTCAAAGTTCTTGAGGTAGGGTTATTAAGGAGAAGATTGAACTATAACGGGTGATACCATGCTTGCCAAATACCCTTTTGAGTTGCCGAAGGACAGGCCCCTCACCAAGAGGGAAATTGCGCAGGCCCTCCGCTGGGCTATCGAGGCGGAACTCGACGCGATAAGCTTCTATGAACAGCTGGCGGAACACATTGAAGATGAGAAAATCAAACACGTCTTCCTCGACGTTGCAAACGAGGAGAAAGAGCACTTCGGCGAGTTTCTAGCGGTTCTCTTCGCCGTTGATGAGGAGCTTGCGAAGTATATGAAGGAGGGCTTTGAGGAAGTGGAAGAAGAGACCGGGATAAGGGTCGAGCTCTGACCCTTTTCTTTATGGTTCAACGTATGTCATTTTAGAAGCCTTCATCGAGTTCCGCTGAAGGTATTTATCCTTCCGCCAAAAGCAGTCCAAGTTCATTATAGACCTTTACGCTATTAAACCCTTCCGTCCTGAGAATCTTCACAATGTCTTCCAGTATCTTTCTCTGGACGTTTATCGCCAGCATCTGGCAGGCGTGGCACTCTGGAGTTGAGCGGGCCATGAGGAGGAAAACCTCAACTCTCTCATTCTCAACGGTTAATCCGTAGAGAAGGCCCTCCTCCACGATGTTAAGCCCCGTCTCGGGGTCTTCAACGTTTTCCAGAACTTTAACGACCCTTTTAACCTCCTCCGGGAGGTCTTCTCTTGGCCCCCTCTTGGGTTGCGTTCTGGGTTTGAGGAAGTCCAGTAGGCCCATTAACCTTACACCTTACCGTCGCTAAGGTCTTCTGGCTTGTAGCCTTTCCTGTTCTCGAACTTTCCGACAACGTTGTTCGCAAGGTCGTAGACGTAAACGTTGTTGAACTTAACTAGGGCAAAGCGCTCCATTATGTCGCCGATTATTTTGGAGTATGCTATTGGGCTTTCACCGATTATGTTGTACTCGGCATGGCTCTCAAACCGAAGCCAGATTTTGAGGGTATCATCGCCAACCTCAAGGCCGGCTATAACGCCGGAGTCGAGGACATCGCCACCCGTTACGGGGTCGGTTATCTTCTTCAGCTCCTCGATGACAGCTTTATACGGCTCAGGCCACTCCCTGTCTGGCATGTAAACCTTCATGTTCTCACCGTTGGGAGCCTCGTATGGACAAGTTATAAGCCTTCCTGGGCAGAACTGGGAAACACAAAAAGAAGGGGGTTGGGGCGGGAAAAGTCACTCGAGCTGAACCTCGCTCTCCCAGAGGCCGTGGATGTTGCAGTAGCTCAGGGCGTAGAGCTTGCCCTTCTTGCTCGTCCTGAAGAAGAAGACTGCCCTCGGCTCACTGAGCGGGTCGCTGTGGTTGGTAAAGGCCACTCTACCGACGAGAATCGGGAAGTTCTCGCCCTCCGGGTGGAAGTAGAGCTCAATCCACGCTATGTGGTGCTCCGGAGTGTTCGGGTGCGGTATCTCCTTTCCAACGCTGACCTCGACCTTGACGAGGTCGCCCTCCTTCTCGTACTCTATAACGGGGACGTGCTTTTCTCCTTTCCAGTCTCCACTCTTTATGGTTTCGCTAAGCATCTCAACCACCTCACTCTATTTTTTCAAATTCGCTTTTAGGTGCACCGCAGAGGGGACAAACCCAGTCCTCAGGAAGGTCCTCGAACCTGGTTCCCGGGGGAATTCCGTTATCCGGGTCGCCCTCCTCCTCGTCGTATATGTAACCACAGATTAGACATCTCCACTTTGCCACTTCTTTCACCGGTTTATTGTTAGTATTTCGGCCTTATAAGGTTTGTGGTTCAAACCTGTGAAATGGAAAAGCGAAGAAATCACTCAAAGGCTACGAACTTGTCTCCCGGAGCTCCACAGACGGGACAGCGCTCTGGAACTTCATCAATCGATGTGTAACCGCAGACGGGGCAGATGTAAACCTTTTTAACGTCCATGTCTTCCCCGCTTTTCGCCCTTTCCCTGGCCTTTTCATACAGCTCGGCGTGTATCTTCTCGGCCTCGAGGGCATAGTGTGTCGTCCTGATGGCTTCTCTCTCCCCTTGGAACTCGGCGGAGTTCTTGTAAACGGGGTACATCTCCTCGACTTCAAAGGTTTCGCCCGCTATGGCCTCCTCAAGGTTATCCTCCGTCTTTCCAAGCTTGCCGAGGGCGATAAAATGGTTTTTCGCGTGGACGAACTCCGCGTAAGCGATAGCCCTGAAAAGTTTGGCTATGTTGGGAAAGCCCTCCCTTTCGGCCTGTTCGGCAAAGATTAGGTATTTCATGTGGGCCATACTCTCCCCGGCGAAGGCATCTTCCAAAAACTTTCGGGTCATTTTCCTTTTCACGCTCATACCGACCACCAAACTGTGCACTGCGGTAATTTTTGGGACTTCCTTGTATATAACTGTTTTCTGAGGCAGAAGAAGGAAGAAGAGGGGGATTTAACCAATCCACTCGACGAGCTTCCTGACAGCTTCTCTGAGCCTTTCCTCATCTTCCTTGGTCGGCCTTCCCTTGCTCTCGACTGTTTCAACCAAATCGAACTTGCTCCTGCTTATGAGGGTCTCTATTTTCTTCGCCGCAACACCGCCCCAGCCGAAGGCACCGACAATTAGGACGGGCTTCTCGTAGTTGGCCTTGTCGAGTATCTCAAAGAGGGCATACCTTATGCGCGGGTGTATCTCGGCCTCGTAGGTTGATGCCCCTATGACTATCGCCTCGCTGTCCGGCACTTCTCCAAGGATATCGCTCACCGCGGGAGCTTCTTTGTCGGTGAAGCGGTAAACGACGGGCTTCTTGCCGAGCTTCTTGAGTTCATCAATTACTATCTCCATCCTCCTCTCGACGAAGCCGTACATCGAGTCGTAGATAACCAGAACCTTGTCCTTGGTAGGAACGCCCGCACCGACGCGCTCGTAGTAGTCGAAGATTCTCTTCGGGTTCCTGCACCAGGCAAGGCCGTGGCCGGGCAGAATC
The window above is part of the Thermococcus sp. genome. Proteins encoded here:
- a CDS encoding desulfoferrodoxin family protein; protein product: MLSETIKSGDWKGEKHVPVIEYEKEGDLVKVEVSVGKEIPHPNTPEHHIAWIELYFHPEGENFPILVGRVAFTNHSDPLSEPRAVFFFRTSKKGKLYALSYCNIHGLWESEVQLE
- a CDS encoding transcriptional repressor yields the protein MWKEKAIETLRKKGYKITPQRLKLLQILEEIGKTHPSLGEVHEKLRKEFPTVSFSTLYSNVITLKELGLVELFSLDGETRIEVNTRPHINIIDDKRIIDINDSEIIETIERKTGRKVKFINVLVE
- a CDS encoding GNAT family N-acetyltransferase; translated protein: MKIERIDNPLSLKDELLKFVFEVYRSTRGTYPALEWVEKKPSPEDFEGFKRVYEPFLEFRLGKEFDELYTMRKGELLVGTVALVYELEGKDIPWVPEEIKNEKTGLIEFFMTSPGYRGKGYGSKLLDFAVKRLLSLGKTPHVITFPSLDAYGYYLRRGFEKVMDYREFVILKYVVP
- the dps gene encoding DNA protection during starvation protein, whose product is MSEHNKRLVERAGIDVEKLLEMLLKAAAAEFTTYYYYTLLRNHSAGMEGETIKEIVEDARLEDRNHFEALVPRIYELGGELPRDIRDFSEMAWCSDAYLPENPTVEEILKVLLQAERCAVGVYTEICNYTFGKDPRTYDLALAILHEEIEHEAWFEELLTGKPSGHFRRGKPGESPYVSKFLR
- a CDS encoding iron-sulfur cluster assembly protein produces the protein MGLLDFLKPRTQPKRGPREDLPEEVKRVVKVLENVEDPETGLNIVEEGLLYGLTVENERVEVFLLMARSTPECHACQMLAINVQRKILEDIVKILRTEGFNSVKVYNELGLLLAEG
- the rd gene encoding rubredoxin, with the protein product MAKWRCLICGYIYDEEEGDPDNGIPPGTRFEDLPEDWVCPLCGAPKSEFEKIE
- a CDS encoding iron-sulfur cluster assembly protein; translation: MKVYMPDREWPEPYKAVIEELKKITDPVTGGDVLDSGVIAGLEVGDDTLKIWLRFESHAEYNIIGESPIAYSKIIGDIMERFALVKFNNVYVYDLANNVVGKFENRKGYKPEDLSDGKV
- a CDS encoding ATP phosphoribosyltransferase regulatory subunit, which codes for MALRGIRDYSRMAIISSLLRRNFELWGYREVVLPTIEPYSETLKGGTKFAYNNEFYLIKPDVTSRLLKYEIDLAKLYYVGEVLDGGVEGKWQAGVEFIGGEPNFMTAEVISVLITSLESLGISEFYIDLGSLEVWRKATEDIEEFRETVCRALQRRNFGLIEKLPIGKDKKEELWNLFNFRGKESNYPKLTQILKLVDDERIFVDFGTVRPLPYYSDVIFEVYSPLLGRPIGGGGEYSFHGKPAVGFALDLRALLELASVRERKGRKFLRGISSFREARKLVSMGIPVEVER
- a CDS encoding ferritin family protein, producing MDELEALALALEVEKAEMKFYLDLARKTKDEKARKMFLFLAREEADHWEQFEEKFLEIVVEECRLPAVSEELLEKLLVKAENVESEVDAVKIGMEQEKLTWEFYEKASQEAEHESVMRLFEELARIEKAHYELLRAQYDAIMKTGIWMDYQDFSLEVD
- a CDS encoding rubrerythrin family protein, which translates into the protein MSVKRKMTRKFLEDAFAGESMAHMKYLIFAEQAEREGFPNIAKLFRAIAYAEFVHAKNHFIALGKLGKTEDNLEEAIAGETFEVEEMYPVYKNSAEFQGEREAIRTTHYALEAEKIHAELYEKARERAKSGEDMDVKKVYICPVCGYTSIDEVPERCPVCGAPGDKFVAFE
- a CDS encoding ferritin family protein translates to MLAKYPFELPKDRPLTKREIAQALRWAIEAELDAISFYEQLAEHIEDEKIKHVFLDVANEEKEHFGEFLAVLFAVDEELAKYMKEGFEEVEEETGIRVEL